Proteins encoded by one window of Chryseobacterium foetidum:
- the tssO gene encoding type VI secretion system transmembrane protein TssO: MSVYNDKKLNRSDVRTGILRFVISFIVLSAVSFTAVYFFFKSYDTQRAGIAKEVRDYEELLNKNQLLKISLDSIQYNMSLLGSNQVENDFYLRESVMRKMREAKAIMGEDSATNFKHYNVLIKKVDQMLLLKSNIITANNDEQSILRLLNNCQNKDQQIIGALRKDPSRVFTGRRR; this comes from the coding sequence ATGTCTGTTTATAATGATAAAAAATTAAACAGGAGTGACGTTCGCACAGGGATCTTGCGATTTGTCATTTCATTTATTGTTCTCTCTGCTGTTTCCTTTACAGCAGTTTATTTCTTTTTCAAAAGTTATGATACACAAAGAGCAGGTATTGCCAAAGAAGTAAGGGATTACGAAGAACTTCTCAACAAAAATCAGCTTCTTAAAATCTCTCTTGACAGTATTCAGTACAACATGTCACTTCTGGGATCAAATCAGGTGGAAAATGACTTTTATCTGCGTGAATCTGTTATGCGCAAAATGCGTGAAGCTAAAGCTATCATGGGTGAAGACAGCGCAACAAATTTCAAACACTATAATGTTCTTATCAAAAAAGTAGATCAGATGCTTTTGCTTAAAAGCAATATAATCACTGCTAATAATGATGAGCAGTCAATTCTCAGGCTTTTGAATAATTGCCAGAATAAAGATCAGCAGATTATTGGTGCTCTTAGAAAGGATCCTTCACGTGTTTTTACAGGACGGAGACGTTAA
- the tssO gene encoding type VI secretion system transmembrane protein TssO: MQAHITLSKQEKRYQFLYLILMLFLALILLGIIFLNHFRSPFSEADILKVQTLEQKNKFDIQQKITQPIVDSTFAKIASLSEKNPDPVKESQIDYDISTIKNSFENASINDDRKVGYPVIAEFYKMFLEDKKWLAKKKENVIKYEREYEECTIGFQKNKDQLIDRRNSFNNRK; encoded by the coding sequence ATGCAGGCTCACATTACATTATCAAAACAGGAAAAACGCTATCAGTTTTTGTACTTAATTCTAATGCTTTTCCTGGCGCTTATACTTTTAGGTATTATATTTTTAAATCATTTCAGATCTCCGTTTTCAGAGGCAGATATACTGAAGGTACAGACACTGGAACAAAAAAATAAATTTGATATTCAGCAGAAAATCACACAACCCATTGTGGACAGTACTTTTGCCAAAATAGCTTCACTGTCAGAAAAAAATCCCGATCCGGTGAAGGAAAGTCAGATTGACTATGATATCAGCACAATTAAAAATTCTTTTGAGAACGCAAGTATTAATGATGATAGAAAAGTGGGATATCCCGTAATTGCTGAATTCTATAAAATGTTTCTTGAAGACAAAAAATGGCTTGCCAAGAAAAAAGAAAACGTGATCAAATACGAAAGAGAGTATGAAGAATGTACTATTGGGTTTCAAAAAAATAAAGATCAGCTCATCGACCGCAGAAATTCTTTCAACAACCGCAAATAA
- a CDS encoding PKD domain-containing protein → MNYFQKNRTNIVIGVIATLLIAALIALWFQKKTINSADDIVAEVYPKTVNVSDSLFFADKTAFAKTKRWDFGDGSTSDKSNGVHFYKKPGYYQVTLIIDNKYSKNFGILVSQQQAVKNDSIPSFTRIDAVSQARQFENVQFKAISDAKQFTWRFGETGNIDSKDKLAYFTYSKPGNYVVTLSTDENTAPIQHAITILPAYDQLDDAELKIDDNYQKMDNDFKYRLQQIANGNSFNLNYNYLLNKYLCNNENATVSVNDSKINNFYLYCAGLQFDKNMVIQTVKLNFDDSQNCVTKVEINQTK, encoded by the coding sequence ATGAACTATTTTCAGAAAAACAGAACAAACATCGTTATCGGTGTTATTGCGACATTGCTCATTGCGGCACTGATTGCATTATGGTTCCAGAAAAAAACGATAAATTCTGCCGATGATATTGTTGCAGAAGTTTATCCTAAAACGGTGAATGTGAGTGATAGTTTGTTTTTTGCAGACAAAACCGCTTTTGCAAAAACAAAAAGATGGGATTTTGGTGATGGAAGTACTTCAGATAAATCAAATGGAGTACATTTCTATAAAAAACCAGGCTATTATCAGGTTACTTTGATTATTGACAATAAATATTCTAAAAACTTCGGAATTTTAGTTTCTCAGCAGCAAGCCGTCAAAAATGACAGCATCCCTTCGTTCACGAGGATTGATGCCGTTTCACAGGCGCGGCAGTTTGAAAATGTACAGTTTAAAGCTATTTCAGACGCTAAACAGTTTACCTGGAGGTTTGGGGAGACTGGAAATATAGATTCAAAAGACAAACTCGCTTACTTTACTTATTCAAAACCTGGAAACTATGTTGTCACACTTTCCACAGACGAAAATACAGCACCCATCCAGCATGCAATTACAATTTTACCGGCCTATGATCAACTGGATGATGCAGAACTGAAAATTGATGATAATTATCAGAAGATGGATAATGATTTTAAATACCGTCTTCAGCAGATCGCCAACGGAAACAGTTTTAACTTGAATTACAACTATCTGCTGAATAAGTATTTGTGTAATAACGAAAACGCAACTGTAAGTGTGAATGACAGTAAAATCAATAACTTCTACCTCTACTGCGCTGGGCTTCAGTTTGATAAAAATATGGTCATACAAACCGTTAAGCTGAATTTTGATGATAGCCAGAACTGCGTAACAAAAGTAGAAATCAATCAAACCAAATAA
- the tssR gene encoding type VI secretion system protein TssR domain-containing protein — protein sequence MKNKLPLAACYAGLGILLTACNVKLPSAKTPEPKRYGQIDTNPIVDGFPKKSVPWIVISDRSRNTAYIDKNDEKSYKDVKFLEPLMVLKERNGMLKVAEYNSDALMTKKVSPKSVKTYGWIPESELLLWTSSLKSEKTGYPAKVAVLPSNSDVIRNSENYYKNDSILVFNSPALTEAANVKIPNGQMVYVYKQAENNKRFLVGKKPDLDIDSISTGLYGWVSSNVISSWGERSAVKMKNTAGIKESALGIHEGAPGVNTTEDRTAVLLTDVNKRPPLENIFPVTLTLSGTETPQYKTKYFTNVLDYSKNYVFNVLGEPVYFDRYKEITEKSRKLNIVFVLDISPSNASYAPIVKSLLQDLQLRFEKPSYFNEVKYATVLYKNNSCGENVAPSGLSADYNNITKFIDDKMNEMNCPGSNTNQPLTEGLAAAGNMLAVFPDETNIVVTIGSSASRAGNMYDVINSLTLAQARLIMFQTNARSADTYNDFVLMAENIVTNTAKNSAELKKQKIIDQKDVLTKNNFNLVEGDEGFYSLDFPKQSMSQGFVIFPKKGDVAAPGYLKKSVDSLIAQVSLDNQLIDESLHKNFHSSVGAGHTDVDFKYKYLYPGLTNPVPHGIAAQLINYGNPFLAKGYIPKDLRDYKPGLEKGILISDKEYDQLKNFYQEVYENTGAARTDFKQSRAIKEYVKLLKKYNPTLEFAKDVDITEQPMAYAVGISTGFDLTEEEMMAKYKLKAWRKSDIIDPEAAKSYFKHYKVLADRMLTHRNNPAVKIQHNGQTFYWLNEYFTPTMLPTEEPKYNKH from the coding sequence ATGAAAAATAAACTCCCTCTTGCCGCCTGTTATGCCGGATTAGGTATTTTACTCACAGCCTGCAATGTAAAACTTCCCTCTGCAAAAACCCCTGAACCCAAAAGATACGGGCAAATTGATACCAATCCTATAGTAGATGGTTTCCCGAAAAAATCTGTTCCATGGATTGTGATTTCAGACCGTTCAAGAAATACGGCTTACATTGATAAAAACGATGAAAAATCGTACAAGGATGTTAAGTTTTTGGAACCATTGATGGTTTTGAAAGAACGCAACGGCATGCTTAAAGTAGCAGAATACAATTCTGATGCACTGATGACCAAAAAAGTTTCTCCAAAATCAGTAAAAACATATGGCTGGATTCCGGAATCTGAACTTCTGCTCTGGACGTCTTCTCTTAAAAGTGAAAAAACAGGTTATCCTGCGAAGGTAGCTGTACTCCCGAGCAACAGTGATGTGATCCGTAATTCTGAAAATTATTATAAAAACGATTCTATTCTTGTTTTTAATTCTCCCGCACTCACCGAAGCAGCGAACGTTAAAATTCCAAACGGGCAGATGGTGTATGTCTACAAACAGGCAGAAAACAACAAGAGATTTTTGGTCGGTAAAAAACCGGATCTGGATATCGACAGCATCAGCACTGGGCTATACGGATGGGTGAGCTCAAATGTGATTTCTTCATGGGGTGAAAGATCTGCCGTAAAAATGAAAAATACAGCCGGCATAAAAGAATCAGCTTTGGGAATACACGAAGGTGCTCCCGGTGTGAATACTACAGAAGACAGGACTGCTGTTTTGCTTACAGATGTAAATAAAAGACCGCCATTGGAAAATATTTTCCCTGTCACCTTGACCTTAAGCGGAACAGAAACACCTCAGTACAAAACAAAATATTTCACCAATGTTTTGGATTACAGTAAAAATTATGTTTTTAACGTATTGGGTGAACCGGTTTATTTTGACAGATATAAAGAGATTACCGAAAAAAGCAGAAAATTAAATATAGTTTTTGTTTTGGATATTAGTCCATCCAATGCTTCTTATGCTCCAATCGTAAAATCTCTTTTACAGGATCTACAGTTGAGATTTGAGAAGCCTTCTTATTTTAATGAAGTAAAATATGCAACAGTTTTGTATAAAAACAATTCTTGTGGTGAAAATGTTGCTCCTTCAGGTCTGTCAGCAGATTACAACAACATTACAAAGTTCATCGATGATAAGATGAATGAAATGAATTGCCCTGGAAGCAATACCAATCAGCCTCTTACTGAAGGTCTCGCGGCTGCAGGAAATATGCTTGCCGTTTTTCCTGATGAAACCAATATTGTGGTTACCATTGGTTCTTCAGCAAGTCGTGCGGGAAACATGTACGATGTAATTAATTCTCTTACATTGGCTCAGGCACGTCTTATTATGTTCCAGACCAATGCCAGATCAGCAGATACTTACAATGATTTTGTACTGATGGCAGAAAACATTGTAACCAACACAGCCAAAAACTCAGCTGAACTAAAAAAGCAGAAAATTATCGACCAAAAGGATGTTTTGACCAAGAACAATTTTAATCTGGTGGAAGGTGATGAGGGATTCTATTCTTTGGATTTTCCAAAGCAAAGTATGTCTCAGGGATTTGTAATTTTTCCTAAAAAAGGAGATGTTGCAGCACCCGGATATTTGAAAAAGTCTGTTGACAGTTTGATTGCACAAGTAAGTCTGGACAACCAGCTTATTGATGAATCGCTTCACAAAAACTTCCATTCTTCTGTGGGAGCAGGGCACACGGATGTCGATTTTAAGTATAAATATCTATATCCTGGTCTTACAAATCCGGTTCCTCACGGTATTGCGGCTCAGCTGATCAATTATGGTAATCCGTTTTTGGCGAAAGGCTATATTCCTAAAGATTTGAGAGATTACAAACCCGGACTGGAAAAAGGAATTTTGATTTCAGATAAAGAGTATGATCAGTTGAAAAACTTCTATCAGGAAGTTTATGAAAATACAGGCGCAGCACGTACAGATTTTAAGCAGTCGAGAGCCATAAAGGAATATGTGAAATTACTTAAAAAATACAATCCAACCCTCGAATTTGCTAAAGATGTTGATATTACTGAGCAGCCAATGGCCTACGCAGTAGGAATTTCGACAGGATTTGATCTTACAGAGGAAGAGATGATGGCAAAATACAAACTGAAAGCCTGGAGAAAATCTGATATTATTGATCCTGAAGCAGCAAAATCTTATTTTAAACACTATAAAGTTCTTGCAGACAGAATGCTTACACACAGAAATAACCCTGCGGTTAAAATTCAGCATAACGGTCAGACATTCTATTGGTTGAACGAATATTTTACGCCGACAATGCTTCCAACCGAAGAGCCGAAGTATAACAAGCATTAG
- a CDS encoding DUF4280 domain-containing protein, translating into MSTQSSSHDGKHFVVQKGTCQCDQGDLFPQHIVSVHEKHYWNDSAGEADYLAVTEDDLQFKPSGPSFGKCKLKPSSGGYLPCAYAPAGKWQKTYDKVLVMGKKAVTEVSELQCTTGGKITIKDHGQRGEMSKSNVKNADAKTAQHINPLVDMNDYQETVSENEIDAY; encoded by the coding sequence ATGTCTACTCAATCATCATCCCATGATGGCAAGCACTTCGTTGTCCAGAAGGGAACATGTCAGTGTGATCAGGGAGATCTTTTCCCTCAGCATATCGTAAGTGTACATGAAAAACATTACTGGAATGATTCTGCAGGTGAAGCAGATTATCTTGCTGTAACCGAAGATGATTTACAGTTCAAACCTTCAGGTCCCAGTTTCGGAAAGTGCAAACTTAAGCCAAGTTCCGGCGGCTATCTACCATGTGCTTATGCCCCAGCTGGAAAATGGCAGAAAACCTATGATAAAGTTTTGGTTATGGGTAAAAAAGCCGTGACGGAAGTTTCCGAATTGCAATGCACTACCGGAGGGAAAATAACCATTAAAGATCACGGCCAGCGGGGCGAGATGAGTAAAAGTAATGTGAAAAATGCTGATGCAAAGACGGCTCAGCATATCAATCCTTTGGTGGATATGAATGACTATCAGGAAACTGTTTCAGAAAATGAAATAGACGCTTATTAA
- a CDS encoding peptidoglycan DD-metalloendopeptidase family protein — translation MSKKGVSRISGNASPKIGEATTYTITDWYPATPQNQRNLANVTWELFKKRENGRFTTTNIKKTGVGTFTFGEVAHRHTYRIEAYLYESEGDGASTIEVNPQPAAVPRINKVELKYIDDTPGTTFSYTEKLVASAETVNLGGQKLKFSLWEDDADIEGHNSRNLLIETKEATVNRQGTATAEFMLTRALMQKAMQGETDPGKLEFYVTVEYFSHNKHATNNVNVDNPLHTPPRPQPRPSTNNRPAQPTQNQNGNTPPRAQNSPAAEKPQSQKEEKGIMDNVRNWWNNLELWDWGEAQGTVQPQQSPAQPTAGGRTVTTVEGNTVQGECPRCKVLSLTEVNEIFTEATLEEKSAIMNAFNEANEQFGLDKCRQKAHFFAQVLQEIGASVNVSNGESLNYPVENLPLHFSRFSTTGRLRGAPNDLAFQHGRIDDRNIEMLRRTYRQTNLRQQAANQEMIANIAYANREDLGNGSIESGDGWNYRGRGIIQITGKEKYTRINTRIDNDYPSFGIDINANNINNLREGTVASMAYWEEYGCKTKADAGVTRADLDNIVDIVNSQTPTRNARWQNLQNMINIFQLELCTGDTAAAATPAGPSNWHEPVDNPISTLYMQSGNGGVGTVGENWGLFGRTRNGGVHQGLDLFAEVGKDVFACTKGIVHKATWHNGYGNTVTIKITDKESFFNHRREYVRLHTDRGEIIQGPSFDKQQDIYLFYAHLNEVLVTEGAEVEAGAVIAKTGVSGVRGGTCAPHLHFEIFTTIYAVGHGLNYRCNPGYYVHFKGPAAQSAADTLRQKTTAEGGRVINFEGI, via the coding sequence ATGTCAAAAAAAGGAGTTTCAAGAATTTCAGGAAATGCTTCACCAAAAATTGGAGAAGCTACCACTTATACTATTACAGATTGGTACCCAGCGACCCCGCAAAACCAGAGAAATTTAGCCAACGTTACCTGGGAATTATTTAAAAAAAGAGAAAACGGCAGATTCACAACGACCAACATAAAAAAAACGGGTGTTGGAACTTTTACTTTTGGGGAAGTTGCACATCGGCATACTTACAGAATCGAGGCTTACCTCTACGAATCTGAAGGCGATGGTGCTTCAACGATAGAAGTCAACCCTCAGCCAGCAGCAGTTCCCCGAATTAATAAAGTAGAATTAAAATATATTGATGATACGCCGGGAACGACTTTCAGCTATACAGAAAAGCTTGTAGCAAGTGCGGAAACAGTTAATTTGGGAGGGCAAAAACTTAAATTCAGTCTTTGGGAAGATGATGCGGATATTGAAGGACACAATTCACGAAATCTCTTAATTGAAACCAAAGAAGCTACTGTAAACCGACAGGGAACTGCCACGGCAGAATTTATGCTAACCAGAGCTTTGATGCAGAAGGCAATGCAGGGCGAAACCGATCCCGGAAAACTTGAATTTTACGTTACAGTAGAATATTTTTCGCACAACAAACATGCTACCAACAATGTAAATGTAGACAACCCGCTTCATACGCCACCCCGTCCGCAGCCAAGACCTTCAACGAATAATCGACCCGCACAGCCCACTCAAAATCAAAATGGAAATACTCCGCCACGGGCTCAGAATTCTCCTGCTGCAGAAAAACCACAATCCCAAAAAGAAGAAAAGGGAATTATGGACAACGTACGCAATTGGTGGAATAATCTTGAACTTTGGGACTGGGGTGAAGCACAGGGAACAGTACAGCCTCAGCAATCGCCTGCACAGCCGACTGCCGGTGGAAGAACCGTTACGACGGTTGAAGGTAATACTGTACAGGGTGAGTGCCCAAGGTGTAAGGTTCTTTCGCTTACGGAAGTGAATGAAATTTTCACAGAGGCAACCTTAGAGGAAAAATCTGCAATTATGAATGCTTTTAATGAGGCAAATGAACAATTTGGTTTAGATAAATGCCGTCAGAAAGCTCATTTTTTTGCACAGGTTTTACAGGAAATTGGTGCGTCTGTAAATGTAAGTAATGGTGAAAGCCTGAATTATCCTGTAGAAAATTTACCTCTCCATTTTTCAAGATTCAGTACCACAGGAAGACTTCGGGGAGCACCAAATGATCTGGCATTTCAGCATGGACGGATTGATGACAGAAATATAGAAATGCTGAGACGTACCTACCGCCAGACAAATCTCCGCCAGCAGGCAGCAAATCAGGAAATGATTGCCAATATTGCCTATGCCAACAGGGAAGATCTGGGAAATGGAAGTATAGAAAGTGGAGATGGCTGGAATTATCGTGGAAGAGGTATTATTCAGATTACAGGTAAAGAAAAATATACAAGAATTAATACAAGAATTGACAACGATTATCCATCCTTTGGAATCGATATCAACGCCAACAATATCAATAATCTAAGGGAAGGAACTGTTGCCAGCATGGCGTATTGGGAGGAATACGGATGCAAAACAAAGGCAGATGCAGGCGTTACCAGAGCAGACCTGGATAATATTGTTGATATTGTGAACAGCCAGACTCCGACAAGAAATGCAAGATGGCAGAATTTGCAGAATATGATCAATATTTTCCAGCTTGAATTGTGTACCGGAGATACTGCTGCAGCCGCCACACCAGCCGGACCATCAAATTGGCACGAGCCTGTTGATAATCCGATTTCAACTTTGTATATGCAAAGTGGTAACGGTGGTGTAGGCACGGTTGGAGAAAACTGGGGACTTTTCGGGAGAACCAGAAACGGCGGAGTTCATCAGGGTCTGGATCTTTTCGCTGAGGTCGGTAAAGACGTTTTTGCCTGCACAAAAGGAATTGTGCATAAAGCTACATGGCACAATGGCTATGGAAATACAGTGACCATTAAAATTACAGACAAAGAATCTTTTTTCAATCACAGAAGAGAATATGTACGTCTGCATACCGATAGGGGAGAGATTATTCAGGGACCTTCTTTTGACAAGCAGCAGGATATTTATCTATTCTACGCTCACTTAAATGAAGTTTTAGTGACAGAAGGAGCAGAGGTAGAAGCCGGAGCGGTTATTGCAAAAACAGGAGTTTCCGGTGTACGAGGTGGCACTTGTGCTCCCCATTTACATTTCGAAATATTTACCACAATTTATGCAGTAGGCCACGGTCTCAATTACCGTTGTAATCCTGGTTATTACGTTCATTTCAAAGGGCCTGCTGCGCAGTCTGCAGCAGATACTCTCAGACAGAAAACAACTGCAGAAGGTGGAAGAGTCATTAACTTTGAAGGCATTTAA